A window of the Zeugodacus cucurbitae isolate PBARC_wt_2022May chromosome 2, idZeuCucr1.2, whole genome shotgun sequence genome harbors these coding sequences:
- the LOC105218778 gene encoding ectopic P granules protein 5 homolog isoform X1 produces the protein MATLEKPKVKTKKSKVKPKPEVSINTLAEVDDQSKEINESAVSGELPVEDIQDVDFDQFATTSTRNIISQECFIASEYVEPTDDVPTTGNISPGQVSLAEELAQIDSIKEASTASPSVMDLHTTPTAPIDDASKTIPTLIAPIETVPVLQYPNLTTLQHVETKSNVIYKPTKAASPKYSFTNSQLLPFTLEQRKQLYHCADLDLVQQFELDFLMNSLLETYENDPLYAALIEYYNLQSKLSVNKYDVDKARKLVTNAQKHIWTEVPVTKTFSALCGDKVLVKETVTYNVAQVDGKNLANTSAALNNLYELVCNTYTTNLITAKITKVKIDQMIDDIISPDCLVKLAQKETITLQKELNPSVIPYVAHIRRSISILFSFVRKLSPNKDFSNDLKIWVRKLVSLHLLVATKEDHWFLLFNILRCPSGVGDWATELLQIPFGVTTSTEAATSSRNSEMPLNINSPEMNNCIATLQILLLPIKKRNEYLKDFEKSHKEISDPAREERWILIDSDGEDSHNANGECVGLKESDLIAFLNQIPFGKMFISALNIEQFLNDYVVSPDLILANDVLRVITYFSNLIEIFGEGMLTYNTERYKQLAKRLGRLIRHTLQYSSDYYELFMHNTIPKDTKTCERISVELNVLLFKACSYIYRSRNLSTWQYFSSLPFHSLDNEITWQIFYYLNIGYPTEMPTVEIDYSELINTPEFWKKFNVANADSSAEDLYYLLQAFFEIANERDRGKDWELIKTICLHIFNIGYVNANTREICYKTSRDMLVNLTLSYEDLITCLLLQLKVRFNEIENGIYLIKSLPLENWKPGMDSFEILSNWLLHYDYTSQENMLARIVISHLNWGFDYDGRLFLPHNIHLRMACLVSEALNKHAPEVIGLSGISESVRQVSNLIDLSVTSKEQFSTWCWTMISLLRLHLMDQGAESIKRTLRNPTEPLMFVPELEHIELIYQGVTENRPLSVYVAVLVSLHGHTIPLICQKGLELMKLLLSDYRHAAVIRCLELIVPLFLETPETLANCENFHAILNTLLSADRTYLKMAKDIIYPNSIGPVLQLLDNMIHQQIISYTEYGLPTPLNLINAWLNLLTALPNWQNTNVVYLLDMILRIAYQFADARYQAVEFFHNYFKGCDEWKGASKMSTLKTLFGSVQLRIPTISPLYGWLALVLLEIEFKTQEANFWPEFLRNLALANGRSSLEAALKKTFVAFKMSNTFPPQLLVIYKYANLIAGMDISHPVFPIVCQKFFELYLSRVPLECDEYSFGGVYGVSDKFYEYNVPLMKKISTNLKAADVFYSNEATKRATEESLSIFYNDCSKIMKTYVLWLQETAINQHSKDDCNFPPQYNNEKLREIFNGNTSHWTEFLYLPDIRKIQKQQAQQWAQKCLRSKAIKQLRTPLPPKQRIEPAVRIKQLLSSYDKILEAPPYTQPVISVTKEITNNTFTELKAKLKTLNSMATKFHYDTSELNSLNRNYLDMVTKLYKMMPYDEVKIRSCNSLLFNRQCSNPARITAKLEQIRIDSAVEANINKYKERHDKIINGMLKLNVEEFARCVEQLSDIMRLLIATNSAQRMTVVTNTGIHFFYTVVENLTDVTMKFQPTNDLYSQLLNELNIFLHDHQEKEGLNILELALKRSDLIKQLAAAFVPYRTPPQNFLKMYQFLVESYLKRCDTKILFVLLSKFDLVTWLENFQPKLSDINQLLQLVLQGLECWSQPDSGLLQDQFRRHLIHVFDYDFPQHYGEVLQMVLDRISEQKLMPVVLLDLLNSLLVRLKCKTLSMDAKIDEVVEISIDFARRQNLFNLKGATDTVLLFARHFQKERLHHGLHGLYPKHKDYCNPLAMWFSCMGHVVVATAICTFQDMLADQISDIVFGSIIELYSPWLVPYTEDTLQHSSANWIRQLTAKDKILLPWSEQHASKSKIMIKSLIDILDFVLENLPASHVTLSHMFGWYVHHFAIPKIDFHIYANIHEGMGALPWERFKPQPAQIDLFHENLQKFVPSAHAMMGHIFIRINWLAWFEETFPTIPINMRSQVISRLFTVFVKISFEPNIHININTSKILEDAIKFPWYMVNYSELESLFKWFVTTVDYPIILKMPTETNYADRAVLDLLRLSCALMPEQATSWEAVMQPINYATAKRILYTRNYIVLLCRTVTKNPKLMSTKEGMNAFNAAFTELLNTVNRSVLATAGSKTIDEQKREALNLMVEILVPMQTQRLETSNQLVDTLIHWQGQCESGNFLLCSTLNAIGHMKTFVTGTYPLLESTIAHYFRTSTESQDWHTPTWKALREILETSFGKMDLMPILRGPFFLTLHIFFIHKMEQIANIGDKITFLQDVCQLVEGCKTNPYTEPRLALVWCAIISRGCQLLCETQNVKKVLFMFASYMCLTSAQSEGWGDTLLGAIGLKTDVVTNKRKALARCLACVLYSLFPHTSSTGPYPCAEFETSLHELTVLLANKKFADIKQQIITAIGIIKEESMPALRDVPHLVFRLIGIFYNSVFIPTVPELWDFDSRFT, from the exons ATGGCGACTTTGGAAAAACCGAAAGtg AAAACAAAGAAATCAAAAGTTAAACCTAAACCGGAAGTATCCATAAACACCTTAGCTGAGGTCGATGATcagtcaaaagaaataaatgagtCTGCAGTTAGCGGCGAATTGCCTGTTGAGGATATACAAGATGTGGACTTTGATCAGTTTGCAACTACTAGTACTCGCAACATTATAAGTCAAGAATGTTTCATAGCTTCTGAATATGTAGAACCAACAGATGATGTGCCTACAACCGGAAACATCTCGCCGGGACAGGTTTCCTTAGCAGAAGAGCTTGCCCAAATAGATTCAATAAAAGAAGCTTCAACAGCTTCACCATCTGTAATGGATTTGCATACAACACCAACAGCACCTATTGATGATGCCTCAAAAACTATACCAACTCTAATTGCGCCGATAGAAACGGTGCCGGTTTTACAATACCCTAATCTTACTACACTCCAACATGTTGAAACTAAATCAAATGTGATTTATAAACCTACAAAAGCAGCATCGCCTAAATATTCCTTTACCAACAGTCAATTGCTACCATTTACGTTGGAACAACGAAAGCAACTATATCATTGTGCCGATTTAGACCTGGTGCAACAATTCGAATTAGATTTTCTTATGAACTCCTTGTTGGAAACATATGAAAATGATCCCCTTTATGCAGCGCTGATTGAATACTATAATTTACAAAGTAAACTCTCTGTTAATAAGTACGATGTGGATAAAGCACGCAAATTAGTCACAAATGCACAGAAACACATTTGGACAGAGGTACCTGTCACAAAGACTTTCTCAGCGCTATGTGGCGATAAGGTGCTAGTAAAAGAGACGGTCACATACAA cGTTGCTCAAGTAGATGGAAAGAACTTGGCGAACACTTCTGCCGCATTAAATAATCTCTATGAATTAGTCTGCAACACATACACCACAAATTTAATAACAGCAAAAATTACCAAAGTCAAg ATCGATCAAATGATTGATGACATAATATCACCCGACTGCCTGGTAAAGCTGGCACAGAAGGAAACAATCACTTTACAAAAAGAGCTCAATCCCTCAGTTATACCATATGTGGCACATATACGACGCTctatatcaattttatttagtttcgtGCGCAAATTGAGTCCAAATAAG gaCTTTTCGAACGATTTAAAAATCTGGGTTCGCAAATTGGTTTCATTGCACCTGCTCGTTGCGACTAAAGAAGATCACTGGTTTCTACTATTCAACATACTGCGCTGTCCTAGTGGTGTTGGCGATTGGGCAACTGAGCTGCTGCAAATACCATTTGGCGTGACGACATCAACTGAAGCTGCGACCAGCTCACGTAATAGCGAGATGCCGCTAAATATTAATTCACCGGAAATGAATAATTGCATAGCGACATTGCAAATATTACTTTTGCCCATAAAAAAACGCAACGAATACCTGAAAgatttcgaaaaa tccCACAAGGAAATTTCGGACCCTGCACGTGAGGAACGCTGGATTCTCATAGATTCAGATGGCGAAGACAGTCACAATGCCAATGGCGAATGCGTGGGTTTGAAAGAGAGCGATTTGATTGCCTTTCTCAATCAAATACCGTTTGGAAAAATGTTTAT aTCCGCTTTGAATATTGAGCAATTTCTGAATGACTATGTAGTTTCACCAGATCTTATACTGGCCAACGATGTGCTGCGCGTGATCACAtatttttcgaacttgatcGAAATTTTCGGCGAAGGCATGTTGACATACAATACGGAGCGTTACAAACAACTAGCAAAGCGTTTGGGACGTCTTATACGCCATACGCTACAATACAGTAGTGATTATTACGAGCTTTTCAT GCACAACACAATCCCAAAGGATACCAAGACGTGTGAACGCATATCCGTGGAACTTAATGTCCTCTTATTCAAGGCATGTAGCTATATATATCGTTCACGAAATTTGAGCACATGGCAATATTTCTCGTCACTGCCCTTCCATTCACTGGATAATGAAATTACATGGCAAATATTCTATTACTTAAATATCGGATATCCAACGGAAATGCCGACAGTTGAAATAG ATTATAGCGAGCTTATTAATACGCCAGAATTCTGGAAAAAATTCAACGTTGCTAATGCAGATTCATCCGCTGAGGATTTATACTATCTGCTGCAGGCATTTTTCGAAATTGCCAATGAGCGCGACAGAGGTAAAGACTGGGAGTTAATAAAAACGATATGTCtgcatatttttaat ATTGGCTATGTGAACGCAAATACACGCGAAATTTGCTACAAAACCTCACGTGACATGTTGGTAAACTTAACACTCTCTTATGAGGATCTCATCACATGCCTGTTGCTGCAATTGAAAGTGCGCTTTAATGAAATCGAAAATGGCATCTATCTCATCAAGTCATTGCCATTGGAGAACTGGAAACCCGGCATGGACAGTTTTGAAATACTCTCCAATTGGTTACTCCACTACGACTATACCTCACAAGAGAATATGCTTGCACGCATTGTTATAAGCCACCTGAATTGGGGTTTCGATTATGATGGGCGTCTCTTCTTGCCACATAACATACACCTACGCATGGCGTGTTTGGTATCCGAAGCGCTGAATAAGCATGCGCCAGAAGTTATTGGTTTATCTGGCATTTCCGAGAGCGTACGTCAAGTGTCAAATCTTATTGATTTATCAGTAACCTCAAAAGAGCAATTCTCCACCTGGTGTTGGACGATGATCTCACTATTGCGTTTGCATTTGATGGATCAAGGTGCTGAGTCGATAAAGCGCACGCTGCGCAATCCCACAGAGCCACTAATGTTTGTGCCCGAACTGGAACATATTGAGTTAATTTATCAGGGTGTTACCGAGAATAGACCACTTTCTGTTTATGTTGCTGTACTGGTCAGTCTGCACGGGCACACAATACCATTGATTTGTCAGAAGGGACTCGAGCTAATGAAGTTGCTTTTAAGCGATTATCGCCATGCGGCTGTTATACGTTGCTTAGAATTGATAGTGCCGTTATTTTTGGAGACACCCGAAACTTTAGCTAATTGTGAAAA TTTTCAtgcaatattaaatacattactGAGTGCCGATCGCACCTACTTGAAAATGGCAAAAGACATAATCTATCCAAACTCAATTGGTCCGGTACTGCAGTTGCTCGATAATATGATTCATCAACAAATTATCAGTTACACTGA ATATGGTCTCCCTACGCCACTGAATTTGATAAATGCTTGGTTGAATTTGCTTACCGCGCTCCCCAATTGGCAAAACACCAACGTTGTCTATCTGCTGGACATGATTCTAAGAATTGCCTATCAGTTTGCGGATGCGCGCTACCAAGCAGTGGAATTCTTCCACAACTATTTCAAG GGTTGTGACGAGTGGAAGGGCGCCAGCAAAATGTCAACGCTAAAAACACTTTTCGGTTCTGTACAATTGCGCATACCAACAATTTCGCCGCTTTATGGCTGGCTGGCGCTGGTACTGTTGGAGATCGAATTTAAAACGCAAGAAGCTAACTTTTGGCCGGAGTTCTTACGTAACTTAGCGCTGGCGAATGGTAGAAGCTCTTTGGAAGCGGCGTTAAAG AAAACATTTGTGGCCTTCAAAATGTCCAATACATTTCCACCACAGTTGCTTGTGATTTATAAATATGCGAATTTAATTGCGGGCATGGATATTAGTCATCCTGTCTTTCCGATTGTATGCCAGAAGTTTTTCGAGCTATATCTGAGTAGAGTGCCTTTGGAGTGTGATGAGTACAG TTTCGGCGGTGTTTACGGTGTTTCGGATAAATTTTACGAATACAATGTGCCTTTGATGAAAAAAATTAGCACTAATTTAAAAGCAGCTGATGTTTTCTACTCAAATGAAGCAACTAAACGCGCGACCGAAGAGAGCTTAAGCATATTCTACAATGATTGTTCGAA aATAATGAAGACTTATGTGCTATGGCTACAGGAAACCGCTATAAATCAACATTCCAAAGACGATTGTAATTTTCCGCCACAATATAATAATGAGAAATTACGCGAAATCTTTAATGGCAacact TCACATTGGACGGAATTCCTCTATTTGCCCGATATacgtaaaatacaaaaacaacaagctcaACAGTGGGCACAAAAATGTCTACGTTCGAAGGCAATCAAACAACTGCGTACGCCTTTGCCACCAAAACAGCGCATTGAACCGGCCGTACGCATCAAACAACTTTTATCATCCTACGATAAGATTTTGGAAGCGCCACCATATACGCAGCCAGTAATTAGTGTAACaaaagaaattacaaataaCACTTTTACGGAGCTCAAAgcgaaattaaaaactcttaacAGCATGGCAAC caaattcCACTACGACACCAGTGAATTAAATTCGCTCAATCGTAACTATTTGGATATGGTTACGAAGCTATACAAAATGATGCCTTACGATGAAGTAAAAATCAGAAGCTGCAATTCATTGCTCTTCAACCGACAATGCAGCAATCCAGCGCGCATCACCGCCAAACTTGAGCAAATACGCATAGACAGTGCGGTGGAagcgaatataaataaatataaagaacgCCATGACAAAATCATTAATGGCATGCTTAAGCTAAATGTGGAAGAGTTTGCGCGTTGTGTGGAGCAGTTGAGCGACATTATGCG CTTATTAATTGCCACCAATTCCGCGCAGCGTATGACAGTTGTCACCAATACaggcatacattttttttacaccGTCGTGGAAAATCTCACTGATGTTACAATGAAATTCCAGCCAACTAATGATTTATACAGTCAGCTTTTAAATGAGCTTAAC ATCTTTCTGCATGATCACCAAGAAAAGGAGGGCCTTAATATATTGGAATTAGCTTTAAAGCGTTCCGATCTAATAAAGCAGCTGGCCGCTGCATTTGTGCCATATCGCACGCCACCacagaattttttgaaaatgtaccAATTCTTGGTTGAGTCATACTTGAAACGCTGTGATACAAAGATACTCTTTGTGCTATTgtcaaaa TTTGATTTGGTGACTTGGCTTGAAAACTTCCAACCGAAATTAAGCGATATTAATCAGTTATTGCAACTGGTACTACAAGGCCTCGAATGTTGGTCACAACCCGATTCGGGGCTCCTGCAGGATCAATTCCGTCGTCATTTGATACACGTCTTCGATTATGATTTTCCACAACATTATGGCGAAGTATTGCAAATGGTTTTGGATCGTATTTCAGAGCAAAAATTAATGCCAGTTGTACTATTGGATTTATTGAACTCACTGTTGGTGCGCTTGAAATGTAAAACTTTGTCTATGGACGCGAAAATCGACGAAGTTGTGGAAATTTCCATTGATTTTGCGCGTCGTCAAAatcttttcaatttaaaagGTGCCACAGATACGGTACTGTTATTTGCGCGTCACTTCCAGAAGGAGCGATTGCATCACGGTCTGCATGGCTTATATCCCAAGCACAAAGACTACTGTAATCCACTCGCTATGTGGTTCTCATGTATGGGTCACGTTGTGGTGGCTACTGCCATTTGCACCTTCCAAGATATGCTGGCGGATCAAA ttAGCGATATCGTTTTCGGTTCAATTATTGAGCTTTATTCACCCTGGTTGGTGCCATACACCGAGGACACGCTGCAACATTCTTCAGCGAATTGGATACGCCAACTGACGGCGAAAGATAAGATCTTGTTGCCCTGGAGTGAGCAACATGCGAGCAAAAGTAAAATTATGATTAAATCCTTAATAGATATATTGGATTTCGTGCTGGAGAACCTACCAG CATCTCACGTGACGCTCTCTCATATGTTCGGTTGGTATGTACATCACTTCGCCATTCCAAAAATTGATTTTCACATTTACGCGAATATACACGAGGGTATGGGTGCATTGCCCTGGGAGCGATTTAAGCCACAGCCAGCGCAAATAGATTTGTTTCATGAGAATCTACAAAAA TTCGTACCGTCCGCACATGCCATGATGGGACACATATTCATACGCATCAATTGGCTCGCTTGGTTCGAGGAAACTTTTCCTACCATACCCATCAATATGCGTTCTCAAGTTATTTCACGACTCTTTACGGTTTTCGTGAAAATCTCCTTTGAACCGaacatacacataaacataaatacaagtaAAATATTAGAGGACGCCATTAAGTTTCCTTGGTACATGGTCAACTACTCAGAGTTGGAGAGTCTCTTCAAATGGTTTGTGACCACCGTAGATTACCCCATCATACTGAAAATGCCAACAGAAACAAACTACGCCGACAGAGCCGTACTCGA CTTACTGCGTCTCAGCTGCGCGCTGATGCCCGAGCAGGCTACCTCCTGGGAGGCAGTTATGCAGCCCATAAATTACGCTACAGCAAAACGCATACTATACACACGCAACTACATTGTTCTGTTGTGTCGCACGGTAACGAAAAATCCCAAACTGATGAGCACAAAGGAAGGTATGAATGCCTTCAACGCAGCCTTCACTGAACTGCTCAATACTGTGAATAGATCTGTGCTTGCGACTGCTGGCAGCAAAACCATTGATGAGCAAAAGCGTGAAGCGCTAAATCTTATGGTGGAAATATTGGTGCCTATGCAAACGCAACGTTTGGAGACATCCAA CCAACTAGTGGACACGTTGATTCATTGGCAGGGGCAATGTGAATCCGGTAATTTCCTGCTCTGCAGCACGCTAAACGCTATTGGTCATATGAAGACCTTTGTGACGGGCACCTATCCACTTTTGGAATCAACCATTGCGCATTATTTCCGCACCTCAACGGAGTCACAAGATTGGCACACGCCCACCTGGAAAGCACTGCGCGAAATATTGGAAACATCTTTTGGTAAAATGGACTTGATGCCCATCTTGCGTGGTCCATTCTTTCTAACGCTGCACATCTTTTTCATACATAAAATGGAACAGATTGCCAATATCGGTGATAAAATTACTTTCCTGCAGGATGTGTGCCAGCTGGTGGAGGGCTGTAAAACGAA TCCCTACACAGAGCCACGTTTAGCGCTGGTTTGGTGCGCGATCATTTCTCGCGGTTGTCAGCTACTTTGTGAGACgcaaaatgttaaaaaagttttatttatgtttgcctCCTACATGTGCCTAACGTCTGCACAATCCGAGGGATGGGGTGACACACTATTGGGCGCCATTGGTTTGAAGACTGACGTTGTTACGAATAA gCGCAAAGCACTCGCGCGTTGTTTAGCCTGCGTACTATATTCCTTATTTCCACATACGAG TTCCACTGGCCCTTATCCATGTGCCGAATTTGAGACCTCATTGCATGAGTTAACGGTGCTATTGGCAAATAAGAAATTCGCtgatataaaacaacaaatcataACGGCCATCGGCATTATCAAAGAAGAAAGTATGCCCGCTTTACGTGATGTACCACATCTAGTTTTCCGCCTCATTGGTATATTTTATAACAGCGTTTTTATTCCAACTGTTCCCGAGCTGTGGGATTTTGACTCTAGGTTTACCTAA